The following coding sequences lie in one Azospirillum humicireducens genomic window:
- a CDS encoding ABC-F family ATP-binding cassette domain-containing protein, with amino-acid sequence MLHINDLTFRFGGRVLFDHATAVVPKGHRVALVGRNGTGKSTLLKLISGQLQTDAGAVTLPAGMRMGMVAQEAPSGPTLLIDAVLAADTERTALLAEAETATDPMRIGEIHARLADIEAHSAPSRAAQVLSGLGFDAEAQQRPCSDFSGGWRMRVALAGVLFSRPDLLLLDEPTNHLDLEATIWLEGYLKNYPHTILLVSHDRELLNAVPTTTIHIDQGKLVTYSGNYDQFLAQRRANQERLASMAAKQEARRKHMMSYVDRFRFKASKARQAQSRLKLLEKMESITLMEDDPEVVFNFPPPDELAPPLIALEGVSIGYGDKVILRRVNLRIDMEDRIGLLGANGNGKSTLVKLLANRLQPMAGEMRRSSKLRIGYFAQHQAEELDLSLTPIQQTQRIMPLALEEKVRAHLGRFGFPQAKAETKIASLSGGEKARLLLALMSREVPHILMLDEPTNHLDIDSREALIEAINDFPGAVIIISHDPHLIEMTVDRLLLVADGTVQSYDGDLDDYRRYLLDRAKAERAVAKGGLDRDAGPNKKDQRRAAAEARTALAPLKRKATDAEALVNKLSEEKRKIEAKMADPALYTGPSDKLTKLQIDLGTVEKKLATAEECWLEALEAYESAAAEAGV; translated from the coding sequence ATGCTGCACATCAATGACCTGACCTTCCGCTTCGGCGGCCGAGTGTTGTTCGACCACGCCACCGCGGTCGTGCCCAAGGGGCACCGCGTGGCGCTGGTCGGGCGCAACGGCACCGGCAAGTCCACCCTGCTGAAGCTGATCTCGGGCCAGCTGCAGACCGATGCCGGCGCGGTCACGCTGCCGGCCGGCATGCGGATGGGCATGGTGGCGCAGGAGGCCCCCAGCGGCCCGACCTTGCTGATCGACGCCGTGCTGGCCGCCGATACCGAACGCACCGCCCTGCTGGCGGAAGCGGAGACGGCGACCGACCCGATGCGGATCGGCGAGATCCACGCAAGGCTCGCCGACATCGAGGCGCATTCGGCCCCGTCGCGCGCGGCACAGGTCCTCTCCGGCCTGGGCTTCGACGCCGAGGCGCAGCAACGGCCCTGCTCCGACTTCTCCGGCGGCTGGCGGATGCGCGTGGCGCTGGCCGGCGTGCTGTTCTCCCGCCCCGACCTGCTGCTGCTGGACGAGCCGACCAACCACCTCGACCTCGAAGCCACCATCTGGCTCGAGGGCTATCTGAAGAACTACCCGCACACGATCCTGCTGGTCAGCCACGACCGTGAGCTTCTGAACGCGGTGCCCACCACCACGATCCACATCGACCAGGGCAAGCTCGTCACCTACAGCGGCAATTACGACCAATTCCTGGCGCAGCGCCGCGCCAACCAGGAGCGCCTCGCCTCCATGGCCGCCAAGCAGGAGGCGCGCCGCAAGCACATGATGTCCTATGTCGACCGCTTCCGCTTCAAGGCCAGCAAGGCCCGTCAGGCGCAGAGCCGCCTGAAGCTGCTGGAGAAGATGGAGTCGATCACGCTGATGGAGGACGATCCCGAGGTCGTCTTCAACTTCCCGCCGCCCGACGAGCTGGCGCCGCCGCTGATCGCGCTTGAGGGGGTGAGCATCGGCTATGGCGACAAGGTCATCCTGCGCCGCGTCAACCTGCGCATCGACATGGAGGACCGCATCGGCCTCCTGGGCGCCAACGGCAACGGCAAGTCGACGCTGGTCAAGCTGCTGGCCAACCGGCTGCAGCCGATGGCCGGCGAGATGCGGCGGTCGTCCAAGCTGCGCATCGGCTATTTCGCCCAGCACCAGGCCGAGGAGCTGGATCTGTCGCTGACGCCGATCCAGCAGACCCAGCGCATCATGCCGCTGGCGCTGGAGGAGAAGGTCCGCGCCCATCTCGGCCGCTTCGGCTTCCCGCAGGCCAAGGCGGAGACCAAGATCGCCAGCCTGTCGGGCGGCGAGAAGGCGCGGCTGCTGCTGGCGCTGATGAGCCGGGAAGTCCCGCACATCCTGATGCTGGACGAACCGACCAACCATCTGGACATCGACAGCCGCGAAGCCCTGATCGAGGCGATCAACGACTTCCCCGGCGCCGTCATCATCATCAGCCACGACCCGCACCTGATCGAGATGACCGTCGACCGGCTGCTGCTGGTTGCCGACGGCACGGTGCAGAGCTATGACGGCGACCTGGACGATTACCGCCGCTACCTTCTGGACCGCGCCAAGGCGGAACGTGCGGTGGCGAAAGGCGGCCTGGACCGCGACGCCGGCCCGAACAAGAAGGACCAGCGCCGCGCCGCCGCCGAGGCGCGCACCGCGCTCGCCCCGCTGAAGCGCAAGGCGACCGATGCGGAAGCGCTGGTGAACAAGCTGAGCGAGGAAAAGCGCAAGATCGAGGCGAAGATGGCCGACCCCGCCCTCTACACCGGCCCGTCGGACAAGCTGACGAAGCTGCAGATCGATCTCGGCACGGTGGAGAAGAAGCTGGCGACCGCCGAGGAATGCTGGCTGGAGGCCCTCGAAGCCTACGAGAGCGCCGCGGCGGAGGCCGGCGTTTGA
- a CDS encoding exopolysaccharide biosynthesis protein, whose product MNARRHIDDAGGDALDREALEHEPQRDGTIALPATCTEVEEERTSDVLARFRANLPPGRVTLGDLIRALGDRSLGTILLALSLPTIAPVPLGVSCLFDLPIVLYTAQLAFGRRGAGLPDWLLRRSIGTGLAARTLDAAMPRLVWIERMLKPRLHRLARIDQERWFGLLLFILTLTCIIPLPLTGWLPGFALVLISLGLIERDGGAIGVGLGLTVAALVFLTLVASSLSYAGHQLLAATL is encoded by the coding sequence TTGAACGCCCGCCGGCACATTGACGACGCCGGAGGCGATGCGTTGGACCGGGAGGCGCTGGAACACGAGCCGCAGCGGGACGGCACCATCGCCCTGCCGGCGACCTGCACCGAGGTGGAGGAGGAACGCACCTCCGACGTTTTGGCCCGCTTCCGCGCCAATTTGCCGCCGGGACGGGTCACGTTGGGCGACCTGATCCGGGCGCTGGGCGACCGCTCGCTCGGCACCATCCTGCTGGCGCTGTCGCTGCCCACCATCGCCCCGGTGCCGCTGGGCGTGTCCTGCCTGTTCGACCTGCCCATCGTGCTCTACACCGCCCAGCTCGCCTTCGGGCGGCGCGGGGCGGGGCTGCCGGACTGGCTGCTGCGCCGCTCCATCGGCACGGGGCTGGCCGCCCGCACGCTGGACGCCGCCATGCCGCGGCTGGTGTGGATCGAACGGATGCTGAAGCCGCGGCTTCACCGCCTTGCCCGCATCGACCAGGAACGCTGGTTCGGACTGCTGCTGTTCATCCTGACGCTGACCTGCATCATCCCGCTGCCGCTGACCGGCTGGCTGCCGGGCTTCGCGCTTGTGTTGATCTCCCTCGGCCTGATCGAGCGCGACGGTGGCGCCATCGGCGTCGGGCTGGGGCTGACCGTGGCGGCGCTGGTGTTTTTGACGCTGGTGGCGAGCAGCCTGTCATACGCAGGTCACCAACTTCTGGCAGCAACGCTGTAG
- a CDS encoding methyl-accepting chemotaxis protein, with amino-acid sequence MTSLLKAIDRLLGNMRVMRKLALALSIPMAGVVVTSSLLVWDQWQASRRADDLASVTRLSVGMTNLVHELQKERGSSSVFLSGKLDEDRRRMETVRTASDGKLTELMPQFAAARIRDPHVAAAITNARDALSQLAGLRNGVNAMTQSPLETVASYTAMIRKLLDAAGQARTMSNDGDQLRAADAMVSLSEAKERLGQQRAVGGAAFRKDRFPADAHERFIELTGEYKALMSGLKAKMTDEEAAFFDRTVSGSVVDEVERMRRIGVASAYGAGNQGVDAGKWFDAITVTIDMLRTVEKRVADDLIALASRDVRNSMARLSGVIAGVAALLVAMTLIAVLVARNITRPIARLNSDMARMEAGERDLTIGGSDRTDELGAMARRLDQFRLSLAEADRLAAEQRRQQEDRLREAERLEGLVAEFDRHIESVSERLAGAASGLRGNAEQMSRIASNTEERVLSVARASEGASSNVQAVAAATEELTASIAEIGRQMAGSTVMAEQAVTDVRHTADVIADLSDAAQQVGEIVRMITEIASQTNLLALNATIEAARAGEAGKGFAVVAQEVKQLANQTAKATGDITAKVAEIQSATGQTVQAIGAIGKVVTSIEENISAVAAAVEEQNAATAEIGRNVRQAADGTDQVSHNAALVSTEAGRAGAMAKEVLSMADALKQNADSLRSDVAAFIGQIRAA; translated from the coding sequence ATGACCTCGCTTCTGAAAGCCATCGACCGCCTGCTCGGCAATATGCGCGTCATGCGGAAGCTGGCTCTCGCCCTGTCAATTCCGATGGCGGGCGTGGTCGTGACATCCTCGCTGCTCGTCTGGGACCAGTGGCAGGCAAGCCGCCGCGCCGACGATCTGGCGTCCGTCACCCGGCTGTCCGTCGGTATGACGAATCTCGTGCACGAGCTTCAGAAGGAGCGCGGCTCGTCATCGGTGTTTCTCAGCGGCAAGCTGGACGAGGACCGGCGACGCATGGAAACGGTGCGCACGGCATCGGATGGCAAGCTGACGGAGTTGATGCCGCAGTTCGCCGCCGCGCGCATCCGCGATCCCCATGTGGCCGCGGCGATCACCAACGCCCGCGACGCATTGTCGCAGCTTGCCGGTCTGCGCAACGGTGTGAACGCCATGACGCAGTCGCCGTTGGAAACCGTGGCGAGCTATACGGCCATGATCCGTAAGCTGCTGGACGCCGCCGGTCAGGCCCGCACGATGTCCAACGACGGCGACCAGTTGCGCGCCGCCGATGCCATGGTTTCCCTGTCGGAAGCGAAGGAACGGCTCGGGCAGCAGCGTGCGGTCGGCGGCGCCGCCTTCCGCAAGGACCGGTTCCCGGCTGACGCACATGAGCGGTTCATCGAGCTGACCGGCGAATACAAGGCGCTGATGTCCGGCCTGAAGGCCAAGATGACGGACGAGGAAGCGGCCTTCTTCGACCGGACCGTCTCCGGCAGCGTCGTGGATGAAGTGGAGCGAATGCGCCGGATCGGCGTGGCCTCCGCCTATGGCGCGGGAAACCAGGGGGTGGATGCCGGCAAGTGGTTCGACGCCATCACCGTCACCATCGATATGCTGCGCACCGTCGAGAAGCGGGTGGCCGACGACCTGATCGCGCTCGCCAGCCGTGACGTCCGCAACTCGATGGCCCGCCTGTCCGGTGTGATCGCCGGGGTGGCCGCTCTGCTGGTGGCGATGACGCTGATCGCCGTGCTGGTCGCCCGCAACATCACCCGTCCGATCGCCCGTCTGAACTCGGACATGGCGCGGATGGAGGCGGGTGAGCGCGACCTGACCATCGGTGGGTCAGATCGCACCGACGAGCTGGGCGCCATGGCCCGCCGCCTGGATCAGTTCCGCCTGAGCCTGGCCGAGGCCGACCGGCTCGCCGCCGAACAGCGGCGACAGCAGGAGGACCGCCTGCGCGAAGCCGAGCGGCTGGAGGGGCTGGTGGCCGAGTTCGACCGGCACATCGAATCGGTGTCCGAACGGCTGGCCGGAGCGGCCTCCGGCCTGCGCGGCAATGCCGAGCAGATGAGCCGCATCGCCTCCAACACGGAAGAGCGTGTGCTGTCGGTCGCCCGCGCATCCGAAGGCGCGTCCAGCAACGTCCAGGCGGTCGCCGCCGCGACGGAGGAGCTGACCGCCTCCATCGCCGAGATCGGGCGCCAGATGGCGGGCTCGACCGTAATGGCGGAACAGGCCGTCACCGACGTGCGCCACACCGCGGACGTGATCGCCGATCTCAGCGATGCCGCGCAACAGGTTGGCGAGATCGTGCGGATGATCACCGAGATCGCCAGCCAGACCAACCTTCTCGCCCTCAACGCCACCATCGAGGCCGCGCGGGCCGGAGAGGCCGGCAAGGGCTTTGCCGTCGTGGCACAGGAGGTGAAGCAACTGGCGAACCAAACGGCCAAGGCCACGGGAGACATCACCGCCAAGGTCGCCGAAATCCAATCCGCCACCGGCCAGACCGTGCAGGCCATCGGCGCCATCGGCAAAGTCGTCACCAGCATCGAGGAGAACATCTCCGCCGTCGCCGCCGCAGTTGAGGAACAGAACGCCGCGACCGCCGAAATCGGCCGCAATGTCCGGCAGGCGGCTGACGGCACCGATCAGGTTTCCCACAATGCCGCCCTGGTCAGCACCGAAGCCGGCCGCGCCGGAGCCATGGCGAAGGAGGTGCTGTCGATGGCCGACGCCCTCAAGCAAAACGCCGACAGCCTGCGCAGCGACGTGGCGGCCTTCATCGGACAGATCCGGGCGGCGTAG
- a CDS encoding response regulator yields MAMTQPKLELLSVLVVEDSGFIRAVLTATLRAIGVGRVEGAASGADAIRWLEERRAALPPGTAPVDLILSDLVMPEVNGLMLLRWIRYSPKSPDKFLPVLMLSGAADRQYVEQARDLGATDFIAKPFSAHTIASRLLFAIARPRRFVLAKGYFGPDRRRTDKPVAMDCRTTAPSEILVVHSASKARGIDRFPVIYFDLPNRLGAKVGLAPRDPVPTLPPEVLAAAEEEILNRAGDYAVWIGAEVEEMGRRVDRLPREPDAVSGLLAQVNRSAHEMRGQGGIFGYPLITHIAKSLYEATRGGLTAVTANEHLLFKAHVDAIKAVMTGRVSGDGGATGQQLLASLEVAKRKYAKAGEAGRG; encoded by the coding sequence ATGGCGATGACCCAGCCGAAGCTCGAACTTCTCTCCGTCCTTGTGGTGGAGGACAGCGGCTTCATCCGCGCGGTCCTGACCGCCACCCTGCGCGCCATCGGTGTCGGCCGGGTTGAGGGGGCGGCGAGCGGCGCCGACGCCATCCGATGGCTGGAGGAACGCCGCGCTGCCCTGCCGCCAGGGACCGCCCCGGTCGACCTGATCCTGTCCGATCTGGTGATGCCCGAGGTGAACGGGCTGATGCTGCTGCGCTGGATCCGCTACAGCCCGAAGAGCCCGGACAAGTTCCTGCCGGTCCTGATGCTATCGGGTGCGGCCGACCGACAGTATGTGGAACAGGCCCGCGATCTGGGCGCCACCGACTTCATCGCCAAGCCCTTTTCGGCGCACACCATCGCCAGCCGGCTTCTGTTCGCCATTGCCCGGCCGCGCCGCTTCGTTCTGGCCAAGGGGTATTTCGGCCCGGACCGCCGCCGCACCGACAAGCCGGTCGCCATGGATTGCCGTACGACCGCGCCATCGGAAATCCTGGTGGTGCACAGCGCATCGAAGGCGCGCGGAATCGACCGCTTCCCGGTGATCTATTTCGACCTGCCCAACCGGCTGGGCGCCAAGGTCGGCCTCGCTCCGCGCGACCCGGTTCCTACCCTGCCGCCGGAGGTGCTGGCCGCGGCGGAGGAGGAGATCCTGAACCGGGCCGGCGACTATGCCGTCTGGATCGGGGCGGAGGTGGAGGAAATGGGCCGCCGCGTCGACCGTCTGCCGCGCGAGCCGGACGCCGTGTCCGGCCTGCTGGCACAGGTCAACCGCTCCGCCCATGAGATGCGCGGGCAGGGGGGCATCTTCGGCTATCCGCTGATCACCCACATCGCCAAGTCGCTCTACGAGGCCACCCGCGGCGGCCTGACCGCGGTGACCGCCAACGAGCATCTGCTGTTCAAGGCCCATGTCGATGCGATCAAGGCGGTGATGACCGGACGCGTCAGCGGCGACGGCGGCGCCACCGGGCAGCAGCTGCTGGCGTCGCTGGAGGTGGCGAAGCGGAAATATGCCAAGGCCGGCGAGGCGGGGCGGGGGTGA
- the sppA gene encoding signal peptide peptidase SppA, with amino-acid sequence MRIVRFFVRLFAVIGFLLVAGAVAVVVLAVRHEPALPDAVVLELDLTKPLAESESGRIGSFFEHQTTLREVLDALDGGRRDPKVKGVLARFGDDSIGFAQTQELRAAIERFRASGRFAVAFAEEYGGGGPGNRSYLLASAFDEVWLQPLGTLGITGLSVELPFARDAFEQLGVQPQFAQREEYKSFADTFTKSGMTPANREMMEALVADLTRQLVDGIATSRRLAPAAVRTAMDNAPLLSREALDRKLVDRLGYADEARDEALKRAGAGAELVEPFDYLSVAGGPNDTGPTIALIHAVGTITGGKSEKPALGEVAAGSETIVEAIEEAADDPDVRAILFRIDSGGGSVSASEAIRRALVKARQNGKPVIASMGDAAASGGYWIALAADRIVASPATVTGSIGVVAGKFGVAGLSDKLGVHWDRVQGARNAGLWSPVRPFDASGTERLNAILDDTYANFLQRVAEARRMSPDQARNVAKGRVWTGAQARELGLVDELGGQEQALTLARTAARLSPDAAVTLTPFPPPKSVTDQLMELMSGRGELVGAMAAVAELRPLLAQLRPLIAAVQGDGVQARMPAMTLER; translated from the coding sequence ATGAGGATCGTCCGCTTCTTCGTGCGACTGTTCGCCGTCATCGGCTTCCTGCTGGTGGCCGGGGCGGTGGCGGTGGTGGTGCTGGCCGTCCGCCACGAACCCGCCCTGCCCGACGCGGTGGTGCTGGAACTCGATCTGACCAAGCCGCTGGCCGAAAGCGAAAGCGGCAGGATCGGCAGCTTCTTCGAGCACCAGACGACCCTGCGCGAGGTGCTCGACGCGCTGGACGGCGGCCGGCGCGACCCCAAGGTGAAGGGCGTGCTGGCCCGCTTCGGTGACGACAGCATCGGCTTCGCCCAGACGCAGGAGTTGCGGGCGGCCATCGAGCGCTTCCGCGCCTCCGGCCGCTTCGCCGTCGCCTTTGCGGAGGAGTATGGCGGGGGCGGGCCGGGCAACCGCTCCTACCTGCTGGCCAGCGCGTTCGACGAGGTGTGGCTGCAGCCGCTCGGCACGCTGGGCATCACCGGCCTGTCGGTGGAACTGCCATTCGCCCGCGACGCCTTCGAACAGCTGGGCGTGCAGCCGCAATTCGCCCAGCGCGAGGAATACAAGAGCTTCGCCGATACCTTCACCAAGTCCGGCATGACCCCGGCCAACCGCGAGATGATGGAGGCGCTGGTCGCCGACCTCACCCGGCAGCTGGTCGACGGCATCGCCACCAGCCGGCGCCTCGCTCCCGCCGCCGTGCGGACGGCCATGGACAATGCGCCGCTGCTGAGTCGCGAGGCGCTGGACCGGAAGCTGGTCGACCGGCTCGGCTATGCCGACGAGGCGCGCGACGAGGCGCTGAAGCGGGCCGGCGCCGGGGCGGAACTGGTGGAGCCGTTCGACTATCTGTCGGTGGCCGGCGGCCCCAACGACACCGGCCCGACCATCGCGCTGATCCACGCCGTCGGAACCATCACCGGCGGCAAGAGCGAAAAGCCGGCGCTGGGCGAGGTCGCCGCCGGATCCGAGACCATCGTCGAAGCCATCGAGGAGGCGGCGGACGACCCCGACGTGCGCGCCATCCTGTTCCGCATCGACAGCGGCGGCGGCTCCGTCTCCGCGTCGGAGGCGATCCGGCGGGCGCTGGTCAAGGCGCGCCAGAACGGCAAGCCGGTGATCGCCAGCATGGGCGACGCCGCCGCGTCCGGGGGCTATTGGATCGCGCTGGCGGCCGACCGCATCGTCGCCTCGCCCGCCACCGTCACCGGCTCCATCGGCGTCGTCGCCGGCAAGTTCGGCGTTGCCGGCCTTTCCGACAAGCTGGGCGTCCATTGGGACCGCGTGCAGGGCGCCCGCAACGCCGGCCTGTGGTCGCCCGTGCGCCCCTTCGACGCCAGCGGGACGGAGCGGCTGAACGCCATCCTCGACGACACCTACGCCAACTTCCTGCAGCGGGTCGCCGAAGCCCGCCGCATGTCGCCGGATCAGGCGCGCAACGTCGCCAAGGGGCGGGTGTGGACCGGCGCGCAGGCACGCGAACTCGGCCTCGTCGACGAGTTGGGCGGGCAGGAACAGGCGCTGACCCTGGCCCGCACCGCCGCCAGACTGTCCCCGGACGCCGCGGTGACGCTGACCCCCTTCCCGCCGCCGAAATCCGTGACCGACCAGTTGATGGAGCTGATGTCCGGCCGCGGCGAACTGGTCGGCGCCATGGCCGCTGTGGCGGAACTGCGCCCCCTGCTGGCCCAGTTGCGGCCCCTGATCGCCGCCGTCCAGGGCGATGGCGTCCAGGCCCGCATGCCGGCGATGACTCTTGAGCGTTGA
- a CDS encoding peroxidase-related enzyme (This protein belongs to a clade of uncharacterized proteins related to peroxidases such as the alkylhydroperoxidase AhpD.) translates to MPQPDHVMALPLPEKPELDPDMQALFDKCVEKLGFVPNVLQAYSLRPKKLRNFAMFYNELMLGESGLSKLEREMIAVVVSSANHCYYCLVAHGQAVRKLSGDPELGEMLVANYRVAPLEPRRRAMLDFAWKLTKEPMSVGEPDREALRAVGFSAEDIFDIADTVGFYNMSNRVATAVDMIPNREYHSQDR, encoded by the coding sequence ATGCCGCAGCCCGATCACGTCATGGCCCTGCCCCTGCCGGAAAAGCCGGAACTCGACCCCGACATGCAGGCGCTGTTCGACAAGTGCGTGGAGAAGCTGGGCTTCGTCCCCAACGTGCTCCAGGCCTACAGCCTGCGGCCGAAGAAGCTGCGCAATTTCGCCATGTTCTATAACGAGCTGATGCTGGGTGAGAGCGGGCTCAGCAAGCTGGAGCGGGAGATGATCGCGGTCGTCGTGTCATCGGCCAACCACTGCTATTACTGCCTCGTCGCCCATGGTCAGGCGGTGCGCAAGCTGTCCGGAGACCCTGAACTGGGCGAAATGCTGGTCGCGAACTATCGCGTCGCCCCGCTGGAACCGCGCCGGCGCGCCATGCTCGACTTCGCCTGGAAGCTGACGAAGGAGCCGATGTCGGTTGGCGAGCCCGACCGCGAGGCCCTGCGCGCCGTGGGATTCAGCGCGGAGGACATCTTCGACATTGCCGATACGGTCGGCTTCTACAACATGTCCAACCGTGTCGCGACCGCGGTGGACATGATCCCCAACCGCGAGTACCACAGCCAGGACCGTTAA
- a CDS encoding class I SAM-dependent methyltransferase: protein MTDTAPAPLAESWLFFRRWLADPWAMGSIAPSSRSLRRRITREIRCDADEVVVEFGGGTGPITAAILESGIPADRLFSFELDQDLARHLRQRCPAVTVLAEDCRKAPDLLGESLCGKVGTVVIGIPMITFPLAFQREVLDATFRILRPGGRFLLYSFMPHSPLDRAALGLEGRRLAFTLQNLPPASVWGYWRV, encoded by the coding sequence ATGACCGACACGGCACCCGCCCCGCTTGCAGAATCCTGGCTGTTCTTCCGCCGCTGGCTGGCCGACCCCTGGGCAATGGGCTCCATCGCCCCATCCTCCCGATCCCTGCGCCGCCGCATCACCCGCGAGATCCGCTGCGATGCGGACGAGGTGGTGGTGGAGTTCGGCGGCGGTACCGGTCCGATCACCGCCGCGATCCTCGAGTCCGGCATTCCGGCAGACCGCCTGTTCAGCTTCGAGCTCGACCAGGATCTCGCCCGTCATCTGCGGCAGCGCTGCCCCGCCGTGACCGTGCTGGCCGAGGATTGCCGCAAGGCGCCGGACCTGTTGGGCGAGTCGCTGTGCGGCAAGGTGGGCACCGTGGTGATCGGCATCCCGATGATCACCTTCCCGCTCGCCTTCCAGCGCGAGGTGTTGGACGCGACCTTCAGAATCCTGCGGCCGGGCGGCCGTTTCCTCCTCTACAGCTTCATGCCGCATTCACCCCTGGACCGGGCGGCGCTGGGGCTTGAAGGCCGAAGGCTGGCCTTCACCCTGCAAAACCTGCCGCCCGCGTCCGTCTGGGGTTATTGGCGCGTCTGA